In Arthrobacter sp. QXT-31, one genomic interval encodes:
- a CDS encoding benzoate/H(+) symporter BenE family transporter — protein MAGIVTALVGFTSTFAVVLSGLRAVGADPRQASSGLLALCLVVGAGVVLLAWRSRLPVTLAWSTPGAALLAVAGVPDGGWPAAVGAFLVTGVLIAVTGLVRPLGRLISSIPAPLAQAMLAGVLLPLCLAPVEALQTAPLLVVPVLLCWLLLSRFAPRWAVPGALAVALAGIVVQLAVDGRAVPAGGLLPDLAWTAPSWSVGAVAGIALPLYIVTMASQNVPGVAVLGSFGYQAPWRASMLVTGTGTLLAAPFGGHAINLAALSAALAAGEEAGADRGRRWVAGFVSGLAYLLLGAFSAGLAALVAAAPAGVLEAVAGLALLGTLAGSAASALAEPGERTGAVVAFLVAASGLTFLGIGAAFWALLAGLLVREVLRDRSKPQGKTAG, from the coding sequence ATGGCGGGCATCGTGACGGCGCTTGTCGGCTTCACTTCCACCTTCGCAGTGGTTCTCTCCGGCCTCCGTGCCGTGGGGGCCGACCCCCGGCAGGCGTCGAGCGGCCTCCTCGCCCTGTGTCTGGTGGTCGGCGCCGGAGTGGTGCTCCTCGCCTGGCGGAGCCGGCTGCCGGTGACCCTCGCCTGGTCAACCCCGGGGGCCGCCCTGCTGGCCGTTGCGGGAGTTCCCGACGGCGGGTGGCCGGCCGCCGTCGGCGCCTTTCTGGTGACCGGGGTCCTGATCGCCGTGACCGGGCTTGTCCGCCCCCTGGGCAGACTCATCAGCAGTATCCCGGCACCCCTGGCACAAGCCATGCTGGCGGGGGTGCTGCTGCCGTTGTGCCTTGCCCCGGTGGAGGCGCTGCAGACCGCTCCGCTGCTGGTGGTTCCGGTCCTGCTGTGCTGGCTGCTGCTTTCACGGTTCGCGCCCCGCTGGGCGGTTCCCGGCGCACTGGCCGTGGCGCTCGCCGGCATCGTGGTGCAGCTGGCTGTTGACGGCCGGGCCGTGCCGGCCGGCGGTCTGCTGCCGGACCTGGCATGGACTGCGCCGTCCTGGTCGGTGGGCGCGGTGGCAGGCATCGCGCTGCCGCTGTACATCGTGACCATGGCGTCCCAGAACGTGCCCGGCGTGGCGGTGCTCGGGTCCTTCGGGTATCAGGCGCCGTGGCGGGCATCCATGCTGGTCACGGGCACAGGAACGCTGCTTGCCGCGCCGTTCGGCGGCCACGCCATCAACCTTGCTGCGCTCAGCGCCGCGCTGGCAGCCGGGGAGGAGGCCGGCGCGGACCGGGGCCGGCGCTGGGTGGCGGGCTTCGTCTCAGGACTGGCGTACCTGCTCCTGGGCGCCTTCTCCGCCGGACTCGCCGCCCTGGTGGCTGCGGCTCCTGCCGGGGTGCTGGAAGCGGTCGCCGGGCTCGCCCTGCTGGGCACGCTCGCAGGGTCTGCGGCCTCGGCTCTCGCAGAGCCGGGGGAGCGGACGGGCGCCGTGGTGGCCTTCCTCGTGGCCGCGTCCGGGCTGACCTTCCTCGGGATCGGGGCGGCGTTCTGGGCATTGCTGGCGGGCCTCCTGGTCCGGGAGGTGCTCAGGGACCGGAGCAAACCGCAAGGCAAAACTGCGGGTTAG
- a CDS encoding FadR/GntR family transcriptional regulator gives MSENTTAATAKISAALGPMEQGSVVSEVAERLLAYFTSGDIAAGTRLPAERTLAASLGVGRSAVREALAALEILGIVIVRPGSGTYLRDGVSELLPRTLSWGLMLGAPRTRELVELRSGLEVQAAQLAAERIDDAALDRMRANLQTMEDNLEDLAAFVEADAAFHREIAVGSGNDVLRELLQSIRSLLRIWVDRALTDEGHAAAALKEHREIFTALEAHDPAAVTATMRSHMQTASRRLLAGFDAAQ, from the coding sequence ATGTCCGAAAACACCACAGCCGCTACGGCCAAGATCAGCGCCGCCCTTGGCCCCATGGAACAGGGATCGGTGGTGTCCGAGGTCGCCGAGCGCCTGCTGGCCTACTTCACCAGCGGCGATATCGCAGCCGGCACCAGACTTCCCGCCGAGCGGACGCTTGCCGCCTCCCTCGGCGTGGGCCGGTCGGCAGTGCGCGAAGCATTGGCGGCCCTGGAGATTTTGGGCATCGTCATTGTGCGGCCGGGATCAGGAACGTATCTGCGGGACGGCGTCTCGGAACTGCTGCCCCGCACCCTGAGCTGGGGCCTGATGCTGGGCGCCCCGCGCACCCGCGAACTGGTGGAGCTCCGGAGCGGGCTCGAGGTGCAGGCCGCGCAGCTGGCCGCTGAACGCATCGACGACGCGGCACTGGACCGCATGCGCGCCAACCTTCAGACCATGGAGGACAACCTCGAGGACCTGGCCGCCTTTGTGGAGGCCGACGCCGCGTTCCACCGCGAGATCGCCGTAGGCTCCGGCAACGACGTGCTCCGGGAGCTGCTGCAAAGCATCCGCTCGCTGCTTCGCATCTGGGTTGACCGGGCCCTGACCGACGAAGGCCACGCCGCCGCCGCACTGAAGGAACACCGCGAAATTTTCACGGCGCTCGAAGCCCACGACCCCGCCGCAGTCACCGCGACCATGCGCTCGCACATGCAGACTGCATCGCGCCGCCTGCTTGCCGGGTTCGACGCCGCCCAGTAA
- a CDS encoding YciI family protein: protein MKYMFIMRATDEAIEASKQVPFEEILNQMGAYNEQLIKAGVMLAGEGLTDLSEGSAFVVDFSEEPPVVTDGPYGETHELFNGFWIVQVASKEEAKEWASRCPLGPGSKLEVRRIAEADDFADFADNEYIKKEAVWRQELNQP from the coding sequence ATGAAGTACATGTTCATCATGCGCGCCACGGACGAGGCCATCGAGGCGTCGAAGCAGGTTCCGTTCGAGGAGATCCTCAACCAGATGGGCGCCTACAACGAACAGCTCATCAAGGCCGGCGTCATGCTCGCCGGCGAGGGCCTGACCGACCTGTCCGAGGGCTCGGCCTTCGTGGTCGACTTCTCCGAGGAACCGCCCGTGGTGACGGACGGCCCCTACGGGGAAACGCATGAGCTGTTCAACGGCTTCTGGATTGTCCAGGTGGCTTCCAAGGAGGAGGCGAAGGAATGGGCCAGCCGCTGCCCGCTGGGTCCCGGATCGAAGCTTGAGGTCCGCCGGATCGCTGAGGCCGACGACTTTGCCGACTTCGCGGACAACGAGTACATCAAGAAGGAAGCCGTGTGGCGCCAGGAGCTGAACCAGCCCTGA
- a CDS encoding sensor histidine kinase: MSLAGQYLRLQLLIVLAVLVGVVAISLAQSAAAFERVEGRQALSAAETLAANPAVRRLLPAAQPQSGSVLPSVAEAVRTISGSSLVALARTDRTVVTSSDPSQEDRPLELGESAVMTGRAWTGVVRTGAGEVVAAHVPVLNDAGKMVGIAVVGRNYPSVLERLGDAVPNLLTYLGVASVLGVAGSLLLARRVKRQTLGMEPDEITGLVENREAMLHGLKEGVVALDPQQRITVVNDSARSLLGLPHDCVGKDLGSLAVPPALREVLTEDQPGPDRLVLVGERLVVLNRMPMRSHGRVIGSVTTLRDRTELASLERELGTTRTATDTLRAQAHEFANQLHTISGLIQIGEYDAVVQFVNGTTSNRTRLNDDVTSRIGDPALAALLIAKASLAAERGVSLQLAEESRLGRVDEELSRDLTTVVGNLVDNALDAVTSAAEARVEVLIGEDDGGVRVDVRDSGPGVPAEVMDDIFRQGFSTKNSPDGGRGYGLALARVVCQRRGGRLTVRNDHGAVFTALLMRKGTADA; this comes from the coding sequence ATGTCCCTTGCGGGGCAGTATCTTCGGCTGCAGCTCCTGATCGTGCTGGCGGTTCTCGTGGGCGTTGTTGCCATCTCGCTGGCCCAGTCGGCCGCGGCGTTTGAACGGGTTGAGGGCCGCCAGGCCCTTTCGGCCGCCGAAACGCTGGCAGCCAACCCCGCTGTCCGGAGGCTCCTGCCGGCCGCCCAGCCCCAGAGCGGATCCGTGCTTCCCTCCGTGGCAGAAGCGGTGCGGACCATCTCGGGGTCCTCCCTGGTCGCGCTGGCCCGGACCGACAGGACGGTGGTGACGTCGTCGGACCCGTCGCAGGAGGACCGGCCGCTGGAGCTTGGCGAGAGCGCGGTGATGACCGGGCGGGCGTGGACCGGGGTGGTCCGGACCGGGGCCGGGGAAGTGGTGGCCGCGCACGTGCCGGTGCTGAACGACGCCGGCAAGATGGTGGGGATCGCCGTCGTCGGCAGGAACTACCCGTCAGTGCTGGAACGGCTGGGCGACGCAGTCCCGAACCTGCTGACGTATCTGGGCGTGGCGAGTGTCCTGGGCGTGGCGGGTTCGCTGCTGCTGGCCCGCCGCGTCAAGCGCCAGACGCTCGGCATGGAGCCGGACGAGATCACCGGCCTCGTGGAGAACCGCGAGGCGATGCTGCACGGGCTCAAGGAGGGTGTGGTGGCGCTGGACCCGCAGCAGCGCATCACCGTGGTCAACGACAGTGCCCGCAGCCTGCTGGGCCTGCCGCACGACTGCGTTGGCAAGGATCTGGGGAGCCTTGCGGTGCCGCCGGCGCTTCGCGAGGTACTCACCGAGGACCAGCCCGGCCCCGACCGCCTGGTCCTGGTGGGCGAGCGGCTGGTGGTGCTGAACCGGATGCCGATGCGCTCGCACGGGCGGGTGATCGGTTCCGTCACCACTCTGCGCGACCGGACTGAACTGGCCTCCCTGGAGCGCGAGCTGGGCACCACGCGCACCGCGACGGACACCCTCCGCGCGCAGGCGCACGAGTTCGCCAACCAGCTGCACACGATCTCCGGCCTGATCCAGATCGGCGAGTATGACGCCGTCGTGCAGTTCGTCAACGGCACGACGTCGAACCGGACCCGCCTGAACGACGACGTGACCAGCAGGATCGGGGACCCCGCCCTGGCGGCGCTGCTCATTGCCAAGGCGAGCCTGGCCGCGGAGCGCGGAGTGTCCCTGCAGCTGGCGGAGGAATCCCGGCTGGGCAGGGTGGATGAGGAGCTGTCCCGCGATCTCACCACGGTGGTGGGCAACCTCGTGGACAACGCACTCGATGCCGTCACCAGCGCCGCTGAAGCCAGGGTCGAGGTGCTGATCGGGGAGGACGACGGCGGTGTGCGGGTTGACGTGCGGGATTCGGGACCGGGGGTCCCGGCGGAGGTCATGGACGACATTTTCCGGCAGGGGTTCAGTACCAAGAATTCGCCCGACGGCGGCCGCGGCTATGGCCTGGCGCTCGCCAGGGTGGTCTGCCAGCGCCGGGGCGGGCGGCTCACCGTGCGGAATGACCACGGTGCGGTGTTTACGGCCCTGCTGATGCGCAAGGGCACTGCTGATGCTTAG
- a CDS encoding prephenate dehydratase: MAQKIAFQGEPGANSDIACKQMFPALESVPCASFEDAFELVSSGATDLAMIPIENSIAGRVADIHLLLPHSGLQIVGEFFLPIHFDLLGIPGSTIEGATEVHSHIHALGQCRKLIREAGLKPVIAGDTAGSAREVREWNDPTKLSLAPPLAAELYGLEVLASAVEDDPSNTTRFVVLARETELPAREALPGPAVTSFVFRVRNVPSALYKALGGFATNGVNMTRLESYMVGNEFAATMFMVDVEGHPEDPALSRALEELDFFTTEVWILGVYPAAEHRTRRAAGN; the protein is encoded by the coding sequence GTGGCCCAGAAAATTGCGTTCCAGGGTGAGCCCGGCGCCAACTCAGACATAGCCTGCAAGCAGATGTTCCCCGCCTTGGAGAGCGTTCCCTGCGCCAGCTTCGAGGACGCCTTCGAGCTGGTGTCCAGCGGCGCGACGGATCTGGCCATGATCCCGATCGAGAACTCCATCGCCGGCCGGGTGGCCGACATCCACCTGCTGCTGCCGCACTCCGGCCTGCAGATCGTGGGAGAGTTCTTCCTGCCCATCCACTTCGACCTGCTGGGCATCCCGGGCAGCACCATCGAGGGCGCCACCGAGGTCCACAGCCACATTCACGCCCTGGGCCAGTGCCGGAAACTGATCCGCGAGGCCGGGCTGAAACCCGTGATCGCCGGCGACACCGCCGGATCGGCCCGCGAGGTGCGGGAGTGGAACGATCCCACCAAGCTGTCCCTCGCACCGCCGCTGGCCGCCGAGCTCTACGGCCTGGAAGTCCTGGCCTCTGCAGTCGAGGACGACCCCTCCAACACCACCCGCTTTGTGGTCCTGGCCCGGGAAACGGAACTCCCCGCCCGGGAAGCACTGCCCGGCCCGGCGGTCACCAGCTTCGTTTTCCGGGTGCGGAACGTTCCCTCCGCCCTCTACAAGGCGCTGGGCGGCTTCGCCACGAACGGCGTGAACATGACCCGGCTTGAAAGCTACATGGTGGGGAACGAGTTCGCGGCGACGATGTTCATGGTCGACGTCGAAGGGCACCCCGAGGATCCGGCGCTCAGCCGTGCCCTCGAGGAACTGGACTTCTTCACCACCGAGGTGTGGATCCTTGGCGTCTACCCGGCCGCCGAACACAGAACACGGCGGGCAGCCGGCAACTAA
- a CDS encoding response regulator, producing the protein MINVLIVDDDFMVAKVHAGFIQRTPGFAVVGVAHTGAQAVLETKRLQPDLVLLDIHLPDINGLDLMHQLREVAPELDVLVISAAREVETVRKALRGGIVHYLIKPFSQTDLQERLEHYRNTYRSLASSKDVAEQSDVNRVFGLERADRPLPKGCSAETLQVVEKALRGAGGDVSAAELAVQVGTSRVSARRYLEYLNDEGLVDVTLKYGVGRPERRYVWKAG; encoded by the coding sequence TTGATCAACGTACTCATCGTCGACGACGACTTCATGGTGGCCAAGGTCCACGCCGGCTTTATCCAGCGGACGCCGGGGTTCGCCGTGGTGGGGGTGGCCCACACCGGTGCGCAGGCTGTGCTTGAGACCAAACGGCTGCAGCCTGACCTGGTGCTGCTGGACATCCACCTGCCCGACATCAACGGCCTGGACCTGATGCACCAGCTGCGTGAGGTGGCGCCCGAACTGGACGTGCTGGTGATCAGTGCCGCGCGCGAGGTGGAGACGGTGCGGAAGGCGCTGCGCGGCGGGATCGTGCACTACCTCATCAAGCCGTTTTCGCAGACCGACCTGCAGGAGCGCCTGGAGCACTACCGGAATACCTACCGGAGCCTGGCTTCGTCCAAGGACGTGGCGGAGCAGTCGGACGTCAACCGCGTTTTCGGGCTGGAGCGCGCGGACCGTCCGCTGCCGAAGGGGTGCAGCGCCGAGACACTCCAGGTGGTGGAGAAGGCGCTGCGCGGCGCCGGCGGTGACGTGTCCGCCGCCGAGCTGGCCGTGCAGGTGGGGACGTCGCGCGTCAGTGCCCGGCGCTATCTGGAGTACCTCAACGATGAGGGGCTGGTGGACGTGACACTCAAGTACGGCGTCGGACGCCCCGAGCGAAGGTATGTGTGGAAGGCGGGGTGA
- a CDS encoding RNA polymerase sigma factor, with the protein MSEAVGNPDAGAGVRRRLDALWRIEGAHIVGALARATRDVGLAEDLAQEALAEALVQWPASGTPDNPAAWLTAVAKRKAIDAWRRSERLEERYRAMARDLEDDDGVTWVPLEDDVLRLVFTACHPVLSREAQMALTLRVVGGLTTEEIARLFLVPVATVQQRIVRAKKTLAAARVPFEVPEPNEWGARLGAVLGVVYLMFTEGYAATAGDAWIRPDLAQEALRIGRILAGLVPREPEAHGLVALMEFQASRFPARTTPDGSPVLLADQDRTRWDRAQIGRGRAALRRCDALGRGRGNYALQAAIAECHSTAPSVDDTDWQRIVLLYEALGRIAPSPVVELNRAVAVSMATGPAAALVIVDGLASGGALRGTHLLPSVRGELLVRLGRTEEARSEFAAAAGLARNRRTRELLEERAAGI; encoded by the coding sequence GTGAGCGAAGCTGTGGGGAACCCTGATGCCGGCGCCGGGGTCCGGCGCCGGCTCGATGCCCTCTGGCGGATCGAGGGTGCACACATCGTCGGTGCCCTCGCCCGTGCCACCCGGGATGTTGGTTTGGCCGAGGACCTGGCGCAGGAAGCCCTGGCTGAGGCCCTGGTCCAGTGGCCGGCATCCGGGACACCTGACAACCCTGCCGCCTGGCTCACCGCCGTCGCCAAACGCAAAGCCATCGATGCATGGCGGCGTTCCGAACGGCTTGAGGAACGCTACCGGGCCATGGCCCGGGACCTGGAAGACGACGACGGCGTGACCTGGGTTCCGCTGGAGGACGACGTTCTCCGGCTCGTGTTCACCGCTTGCCACCCGGTCCTCTCCCGGGAGGCGCAGATGGCCCTGACACTGCGGGTGGTGGGCGGCCTCACCACGGAGGAGATCGCACGGCTGTTCCTGGTGCCTGTCGCCACGGTGCAGCAGCGGATTGTGCGGGCCAAGAAAACGCTCGCCGCGGCCCGGGTGCCCTTTGAGGTTCCCGAGCCCAACGAGTGGGGTGCGCGGCTGGGAGCGGTCCTCGGCGTCGTCTATCTGATGTTCACGGAAGGATATGCCGCAACCGCGGGAGACGCGTGGATCCGGCCGGACCTGGCGCAGGAGGCCTTGCGGATCGGCCGCATCCTGGCGGGCTTGGTCCCCCGCGAGCCCGAGGCCCACGGCCTGGTGGCCCTGATGGAGTTCCAGGCCTCCCGCTTCCCCGCCCGCACCACCCCCGACGGGTCTCCGGTCCTGCTGGCGGACCAGGACCGGACGCGGTGGGACCGGGCGCAGATCGGCCGCGGCCGTGCCGCCCTGCGACGCTGCGACGCGCTGGGGCGGGGCCGTGGAAACTACGCGCTGCAGGCCGCGATCGCCGAATGCCACTCGACGGCACCCAGCGTCGACGACACCGACTGGCAGCGCATCGTCCTGCTCTATGAAGCACTGGGCAGGATCGCGCCCAGCCCCGTGGTGGAACTGAACAGGGCCGTGGCCGTATCCATGGCCACCGGACCGGCGGCTGCGCTGGTGATCGTTGACGGACTCGCCTCCGGAGGGGCGCTGCGCGGAACGCACCTGCTGCCCAGTGTCCGCGGCGAACTGCTGGTCCGGCTCGGCCGGACCGAGGAGGCACGTTCCGAATTCGCTGCGGCGGCCGGGCTGGCCCGGAACCGGCGCACCCGGGAGCTGCTGGAGGAACGCGCCGCCGGCATTTGA
- a CDS encoding YybH family protein: MAWAARFNARDVDGMLEFFEPDAVFVPQPGMPTTGEDSVNAMVGFLQAGLPIRMTTRHVYVMGDIALAIAEWAIKGTAADGSNVDLHGRTADVLRKGREGWKFAIDNPFGTA, encoded by the coding sequence ATGGCGTGGGCAGCGCGCTTCAACGCCAGGGACGTTGACGGAATGCTGGAGTTCTTCGAGCCGGATGCCGTGTTTGTTCCCCAGCCGGGCATGCCTACCACCGGCGAAGACAGCGTCAACGCCATGGTGGGATTCCTGCAGGCCGGGTTGCCCATCAGGATGACCACCCGCCATGTCTACGTCATGGGCGACATCGCCCTCGCCATCGCCGAATGGGCCATCAAGGGCACCGCAGCCGATGGCAGCAACGTGGACCTCCACGGCAGGACGGCCGACGTCCTCCGCAAAGGACGCGAAGGATGGAAGTTCGCCATCGACAACCCCTTCGGCACTGCCTGA
- a CDS encoding cupin domain-containing protein → MPGLIRKSFDSPEETRPFEDGKGQLQLVHMEGGGVGRATFEAGWRWSQHVKPIAKTDSCQAAHQGYFVSGRMKVVMDDGEEMEYGPGDFAIIPPGHDAWTVGDEACVVIDWQGFSDYAKR, encoded by the coding sequence ATGCCAGGTCTAATCCGCAAGAGTTTCGACTCGCCCGAGGAGACCCGGCCGTTTGAGGACGGCAAAGGCCAGCTCCAGCTGGTGCACATGGAAGGCGGCGGCGTGGGCCGTGCCACGTTCGAGGCAGGCTGGCGCTGGTCACAGCACGTGAAACCCATCGCCAAGACGGACAGCTGCCAGGCTGCCCATCAGGGTTACTTCGTCTCCGGCCGGATGAAGGTGGTCATGGATGACGGCGAGGAGATGGAGTACGGGCCCGGTGACTTCGCCATCATTCCGCCCGGACATGATGCCTGGACCGTAGGCGATGAAGCCTGCGTGGTGATCGACTGGCAGGGGTTCAGCGACTACGCGAAGAGGTAG
- a CDS encoding adenylate kinase yields the protein MTRILLIGPPGSGKGTQAHRLSGQLHIPEISTGDMFRSHLANGSPLGREIKRFLDAGNLVPDNLTTAMLRERLQERDARNGFLLDGYPRTVSQMDDLDGILDAAGNRLDAVVEIAAGDDEIVRRLLLRSEAEGRSDDTENVIRHRLELYRQETEPVIERYGRRALLVRIDGTADIDAVTVSALQGIEELRARP from the coding sequence ATGACCCGCATCCTGCTCATCGGCCCGCCCGGATCCGGCAAGGGCACCCAGGCTCACCGGCTCAGCGGACAGCTTCACATCCCCGAGATCTCCACCGGGGACATGTTCCGCAGCCACCTGGCCAACGGCTCGCCCCTGGGCCGGGAAATCAAGCGATTCCTCGACGCCGGCAACCTCGTCCCGGACAATCTCACCACCGCCATGCTGCGTGAGCGGCTGCAGGAACGGGACGCAAGGAACGGCTTCCTCCTGGACGGCTACCCGCGCACTGTGAGCCAGATGGATGACCTTGACGGAATCCTGGACGCCGCCGGAAACAGGCTCGATGCGGTGGTCGAAATCGCCGCCGGCGACGACGAGATCGTCCGCCGGCTGCTGCTCCGCTCCGAGGCCGAGGGGCGCAGCGATGACACCGAGAACGTCATCCGGCACCGGCTGGAGCTGTACCGGCAGGAGACCGAGCCCGTCATCGAACGCTACGGCAGGCGCGCCCTGCTGGTGCGCATTGACGGCACTGCCGACATCGATGCGGTCACCGTCAGTGCGCTGCAGGGGATTGAAGAACTCAGGGCGCGGCCCTGA
- a CDS encoding Rieske (2Fe-2S) protein, translating into MNPLHALVDAIEHFDRLDGVAAAVSKAVGKAVQPRPVRNTLSGTLLGHPLHPVLTDFPIGAWSMATLLDAVGGPASEPAADILVAAGIATAVPTAAAGLNDWSDTQGKSRRVGLVHAAANGAALCLFSSSAVARASGNRAAGRALGLAGFGVLMFGGFLGGHLVFANTVNVNKTAGRTGPRQWTPVLAESELADGAHRKVDAGKVSVLLYRSGAGVQALDSVCSHMGGPLDEGTIADDCVTCPWHGSTFRLDDGHIVRGPATTPQPSYEARVNEGQIEVRRRG; encoded by the coding sequence ATGAACCCGCTGCATGCGTTAGTTGATGCCATTGAACACTTTGACCGGCTGGACGGGGTGGCCGCCGCCGTCTCCAAGGCCGTGGGAAAAGCCGTCCAGCCGCGGCCCGTCCGCAACACCCTCAGCGGCACCCTGCTGGGCCACCCGCTGCATCCGGTTCTGACCGACTTCCCGATCGGGGCGTGGTCCATGGCCACGCTCCTCGATGCCGTGGGAGGCCCCGCCTCCGAGCCGGCCGCCGACATCCTGGTGGCCGCGGGAATAGCAACGGCCGTCCCAACAGCTGCAGCCGGCCTCAACGACTGGTCCGACACGCAGGGCAAGTCGCGGCGGGTGGGACTCGTCCATGCGGCCGCCAACGGAGCAGCGCTCTGCCTGTTCTCCTCCTCGGCCGTGGCCCGGGCCTCCGGCAACCGGGCCGCCGGCAGGGCTCTTGGACTGGCCGGCTTCGGAGTCCTGATGTTCGGCGGATTCCTCGGCGGCCACCTGGTTTTCGCCAACACGGTTAACGTCAACAAGACGGCAGGCAGGACGGGGCCCAGGCAGTGGACTCCGGTCCTTGCGGAATCCGAGCTCGCCGACGGCGCCCACCGAAAGGTCGATGCCGGCAAGGTGTCGGTCCTGCTGTACCGCTCCGGGGCCGGGGTCCAGGCCCTGGACAGCGTGTGCAGCCACATGGGCGGCCCGCTCGATGAGGGCACGATCGCCGACGACTGTGTCACCTGCCCCTGGCACGGCAGCACGTTCCGGCTCGACGACGGCCACATAGTCCGCGGGCCGGCAACCACGCCGCAGCCCAGCTACGAGGCCAGGGTGAACGAGGGCCAGATTGAGGTCCGCCGGCGCGGGTAG
- a CDS encoding Bug family tripartite tricarboxylate transporter substrate binding protein, whose protein sequence is MRGFSALRVAAVAAGIALMASGCGATGKNDAGTATTGASTAPLTGLRIMVPNTPGGGYDTTARAAAKVLEDEKLATNPEVFNLAGAGGTVGLARVVNEKGNGDLAMLMGLGVVGASYTNKSESKLTDTTPLAKLIEEPGAIMVSKDSPYKTIDDLVTAWKKDPSKVSVGGGSSAGGPDHLLPMQLAGAVGIDATKVNFVSYDGGGDLLPAIIGNKLGFAASGAGEYMQQIKSGSIRVLATSGENRLEGVDAPTLKESNIDLVFTNWRGIVAPPGISDADRDALIATLEKMHESASWKETLKTRGWTDAFVTGDEFKTFLTEQDKRVADVLTKLGLA, encoded by the coding sequence ATGCGCGGATTCAGCGCATTGCGCGTCGCGGCCGTCGCTGCAGGCATCGCCCTGATGGCTTCCGGCTGTGGAGCGACAGGCAAGAACGACGCCGGCACCGCCACCACCGGGGCAAGCACCGCACCCCTCACCGGGCTGCGCATCATGGTGCCGAACACTCCCGGCGGCGGCTACGACACCACGGCACGCGCCGCGGCAAAGGTTCTCGAAGACGAGAAGCTGGCCACCAACCCCGAGGTCTTCAACCTCGCCGGCGCCGGCGGCACCGTGGGCCTGGCGCGTGTGGTCAACGAAAAGGGCAACGGCGACCTGGCCATGCTCATGGGCCTCGGCGTAGTCGGCGCCAGCTACACCAACAAGTCCGAGTCGAAGCTGACGGATACCACCCCGCTCGCGAAGCTCATCGAAGAGCCCGGCGCCATCATGGTTTCCAAGGACTCCCCGTACAAGACCATCGATGACCTGGTGACTGCCTGGAAGAAGGACCCGTCCAAGGTCAGCGTCGGCGGCGGCTCCTCGGCGGGCGGCCCCGACCACCTGCTGCCGATGCAGCTTGCCGGTGCCGTGGGCATCGACGCGACCAAGGTCAACTTCGTCTCCTACGACGGCGGCGGGGACCTGCTCCCGGCCATTATCGGCAACAAGCTTGGCTTCGCGGCCTCCGGTGCGGGCGAATACATGCAGCAGATCAAGTCCGGGTCCATCCGCGTCCTGGCAACGAGCGGTGAAAACCGGCTGGAAGGCGTGGACGCCCCCACCCTGAAGGAGTCCAACATCGACCTCGTCTTCACCAACTGGCGCGGTATCGTGGCACCTCCGGGCATCAGCGACGCCGACCGCGACGCATTGATCGCCACGCTGGAGAAGATGCACGAGTCGGCTTCCTGGAAGGAAACCCTGAAGACCCGCGGCTGGACGGACGCCTTTGTCACCGGTGACGAATTCAAGACCTTCCTCACCGAGCAGGACAAGCGGGTCGCCGACGTGCTGACGAAGCTCGGATTGGCGTGA